One Gloeobacter morelensis MG652769 DNA window includes the following coding sequences:
- a CDS encoding alpha/beta hydrolase translates to MLKSDTLEAPSGAPQATVFMLHGRGADRTDLVPLAEALELSEVRYCFANAPFAVEGYGPGSQWYAFGPKHAEGVAQSAGLLKALVARERESWPQLPYALMGFSQGAVMALGAGLLFEPPPAAIVALSGYLFEPEALWAKRPQNLAPPAILIVHGTQDPIIPVRAGQAAAAALAGQGFPVQYHEFAMGHQINQVEIELVRDFLQHTLGLRAGKIQ, encoded by the coding sequence ATGCTCAAAAGCGACACCCTCGAAGCACCCTCCGGTGCACCGCAGGCCACCGTATTCATGCTGCACGGCCGGGGAGCCGATCGCACCGACCTGGTGCCCCTCGCCGAAGCCCTGGAACTCTCAGAGGTGCGCTACTGCTTCGCGAACGCCCCGTTTGCCGTCGAAGGTTATGGCCCCGGCAGCCAATGGTACGCCTTTGGTCCTAAGCACGCCGAGGGGGTGGCCCAGAGCGCCGGGTTGCTCAAAGCGCTGGTCGCGCGGGAGCGGGAAAGCTGGCCGCAGTTACCCTACGCGCTCATGGGCTTTTCGCAGGGGGCAGTGATGGCCCTGGGTGCCGGGCTCCTTTTCGAGCCGCCGCCTGCTGCCATCGTCGCCCTGAGTGGGTATCTATTCGAGCCGGAGGCGCTCTGGGCCAAGCGTCCCCAGAATCTCGCCCCGCCAGCCATCCTCATCGTCCACGGCACTCAAGATCCGATCATCCCGGTGCGTGCCGGTCAGGCCGCCGCTGCCGCCCTGGCCGGTCAAGGTTTCCCGGTGCAGTACCACGAATTTGCCATGGGACATCAGATCAACCAGGTCGAAATCGAGCT